The Cygnus olor isolate bCygOlo1 chromosome 18, bCygOlo1.pri.v2, whole genome shotgun sequence genome includes a window with the following:
- the OXLD1 gene encoding oxidoreductase-like domain-containing protein 1 isoform X2 codes for MWLRGARGARGLAGGRRGEHPGAPDPGTATACSRRKRSDTPGTDSGSRGGSDPPESDHRAETPGDEGAEPPFSHPPDLEPPTNCCMSGCANCVWIEHVERLLQHYGDGGERALAAVERHVQDESIKMILRTEIRLRAKKD; via the exons atGTGGCtgcggggggcgcggggggcgcgCGGCCTGGCGGGGGGACGCCGGGGG GAGCACCCCGGAGCCCCCGACCCGGGCACCGCCACCGCCTGCAGCCGTCGGAAGCGCTCGGACACCCCGGGAACGGACAGTGGCAGCAGGGGGGGCTCGGACCCCCCGGAAAGCGACCACCGGGCAGAGACCCCAGGGGACgagggggcagagcccccctTTTCCCACCCCCCCGACCTCGAACCGCCCACGAACTGCTGCATGAGCGGCTGCGCCAACTGCGTCTGGATCGAGCACGTGGAGCGGCTGCTGCAGCACTACGGGGACGGGGGCGAGCGGGCGCTGGCGGCCGTCGAGAGGCACGTGCAGGACGAGAGCATCAAAATGATCCTGCGGACGGAGATCAGGCTGCGCGCGAAGAAGGACTGA
- the CCDC137 gene encoding coiled-coil domain-containing protein 137 isoform X2, protein MGRRPGAGPGAGRGRGTESGAGTGTGAGAGTRTGTGTGKGRGHRPAPAPVPAAGPPRGRKQKAGADMKPKHPDEQEIPFRLRELIRSREAMKHPKARKRRAAGKQQQRKAQARGDIAVPKFRRGKGESEHSYICRMEQEVQRILFLTKNQVQREPEKEAAAPQKSRRKKEFQNKKLDKARKKKEEKKEALLEKSLFRDTVAFGEVVTEPPTLTSRPRRGGPAEQAGRKRLLLTPRLGRVPPAAPVSLARQRIVQEERARVVQAYRDIQRRKQQRREAQAARGVPG, encoded by the exons ATGGGACGGCGACCGGGAGCGGGACCGGGAGCGGGACGGGGGCGCGGAACGGagagcggggccgggaccgggaccggggccggggccgggacccggaccgggaccgggaccgggaaGGGACGGGGACACAGACCGGCaccggccccggtcccggccgCCGGCCCGCCCCGCGGCAG GAAGCAGAAGGCGGGGGCCGACATGAAGCCCAAGCACCCCGACGAGCAGGAGATCCCCTTCCGCCTGCGGGAGCTCATCCGGAGCCGCGAGGCCATGAAGCACCCCAAAGCCAGGAAGAGGCGGGCGGCAG ggaagcagcagcagcgcaaGGCGCAGGCGCGCGGAGACATCGCGGTGCCCAAGTTCAGGCGGGGGAAGGGGGAGTCGGAGCACTCCTACATCTGCCGCATGGAGCAGGAGGTGCAGCGCATCCTCTTCCTCACCAAGAACCAGGTGCAGCGGGAGCCCGAGAaggaggcggcggcgccgcAGAAGtccaggagaaagaaaga GTTTCAGAACAAGAAGCTGGACAAAGCCCgcaagaagaaggaggagaagaaagaggctTTGCTGGAGAAGAGCCTGTTCcgag ACACGGTGGCGTTCGGCGAGGTGGTGACGGAGCCGCCCACCCTCACCTCGCGGCCCCGGCGCGGGGGCCCCGCAGAGCAG GCTGGACGCAAGCGGCTCCTGCTGACGCCTCGCCTGGGCCGGGTGCCCCCGGCAGCGCCGGTGTCGTTGGCTCGCCAGCGCATCgtgcaggaggagagggcaCGCGTCGTCCAGGCCTATCGCGACATCCAGAGGCGCAAACAGCAGCGGAGGGAGGCCCAGGCAGCCCGTGGGGTGCCCGGCTGA
- the PDE6G gene encoding retinal rod rhodopsin-sensitive cGMP 3',5'-cyclic phosphodiesterase subunit gamma, giving the protein MSLEPHKPEIKSATRVTGGPATPRKGPPKFKQRQTRQFKSKPPKKGVQGFGDDIPGMEGLGTDITVICPWEAFSHLELHELAQYGII; this is encoded by the exons ATGAGCCTGGAGCCCCACAAACCGGAGATCAAGTCGGCCACGAGGGTGACCGGGGGACCCGCCACCCCCCGGAAAGGGCCACCGAAATTCAAGCAGAGGCAGACGAGGCAGTTCAAGAGCAAGCCACCCAAGAAGGGGGTGCAGGG GTTTGGCGATGACATCCCGGGAATGGAAGGGCTGGGAACAG ATATCACCGTGATCTGCCCTTGGGAAGCCTTCAGCCACCTGGAGCTGCACGAGCTGGCTCAGTACGGCATCATCTAG
- the TSPAN10 gene encoding tetraspanin-10, producing MAPLRERLSRLLGPRGAVGSGESSRLLPQASKLAELPYPSDDDDDEGLLVEDTHLPVAEQHPEEWCPVPHKLGAFSHCVRYLAFLWNLLFLLLGLLALGVGVWGLLAKGSLQDERLALLGSDPMLLFVLVGLGASAVSLAGCLGALRSSACLLRFFVGAVLAFVGLEVLGGLLLFAARRRLRDALRAALLLCLLRYQQEPDLRLLVDEVQRALSCCGLGSYRDWESNPYFNCSAPGVQACSVPASCCLDPLQNGSVTNDQCALGVLRLGDMEAAGVVHLGGCVVQLGAWLRGQAGSIATGAAVLVLLEAAGLLMALKVLADIAPGGVRG from the exons ATGGCGCCGCTCAGGGAACGGCTGTCCCGGCTCCTCGGCCCCCGCGGGGCGGTGGGCAGCGGGGAGAGCAGCCGGCTGCTGCCCCAG GCATCCAAGCTGGCGGAGCTGCCCTACCCCTCTGATGATGACGATGACGAAGGCTTGCTGGTGGAGGACACGCACCTTCCTGTGGCCGAGCAGCATCCCGAGGAGTGGTGCCCCGTGCCTCACAAGCTGGGCGCCTTCAGCCACTGCGTGCGGTACCTGGCCTTCCTCTGgaacctcctcttcctcctgctgggccTGCTGGCCCTAGGAGTCGGGGTGTGGGGGCTGCTGGCCAAGGGCTCGCTGCAGGACGAGCGCCTGGCCCTCCTGGGCTCCGACCCCATGCTGCTCTTcgtgctggtggggctgggggccagcGCCGTGTCCCTGGCCGGCTGCCTGGGGGCCCTCCGCTCCAGCGCCTGCCTCCTGCGCTTCTTCGTGGGGGCCGTGCTGGCCTTcgtggggctggaggtgctgggggggctgctgctgttcgCGGCGCGGCGCCGGCTGCGCGACGCCCTGCGTGCcgccctgctgctctgcctgctgcgcTACCAGCAGGAGCCCGACCTGCGGCTCCTGGTGGACGAGGTGCAGCGCGCCCTGAGCTGCTGCGGGCTCGGCTCCTACCGAGACTGGGAGAGCAACCC GTACTTCAACTGCAGCGCCCCGGGGGTGCAAGCCTGCAGCgtgcctgcctcctgctgcctggacCCGCTGCAGAACGGCTCCGTCACCAATGACCAGTGCGCCCTGGGGGTCCTGCGCCTCGGGGACATGGAGGCGGCCGGTGTTGTGCACCTGGGGGGCTGCGTGGTGCAGCTCGGAGCCTGGCTCCGCGGCCAGGCCGGCAGCATCGCGACCGGCGCGgccgtgctggtgctgctggaggctgctgggctgctcatGGCGCTGAAGGTGCTCGCGGACATCGCGCCCGGTGGGGtgcggggctga
- the CCDC137 gene encoding coiled-coil domain-containing protein 137 isoform X1: MSRCDRVCRCPAIPVSPCPGVPVPWCTCVCRCPHVPVSLCPHVLVRQGVPPSRCAGVLPSGCPHVPGCRCPDVPVSQCAGVPLPPCPGVPVTPCPSVPISWCAGVPLSQGAGAPPCPGVPVPRRPRVLPSRYPHVLVPPRAHLSAHPTVPPALVSLLPHAPPSRGSVAPGPFSPRKQKAGADMKPKHPDEQEIPFRLRELIRSREAMKHPKARKRRAAGKQQQRKAQARGDIAVPKFRRGKGESEHSYICRMEQEVQRILFLTKNQVQREPEKEAAAPQKSRRKKEFQNKKLDKARKKKEEKKEALLEKSLFRDTVAFGEVVTEPPTLTSRPRRGGPAEQAGRKRLLLTPRLGRVPPAAPVSLARQRIVQEERARVVQAYRDIQRRKQQRREAQAARGVPG, from the exons ATGTCCCGGTGCGACAGGGTGTGCCGGTGCCCTGCCATCccagtgtccccatgtcccGGGGTGCCGGTGCCCTGGTGTACCTGCGTGTGCCGGTGTCCCCATGTCCCGGTGTCCCTGTGCCCACATGTCCTGGTGCGACAGGGTGTGCCACCGTCCCGGTGTGCCGGTGTCCTGCCGTCTGGGTGTCCCCACGTCCCGGGGTGCCGGTGCCCCGATGTCCCGGTGTCCCAGTGTGCCGGTGTCCCCCTACCCCCGTGTCCCGGGGTGCCGGTGACCCCATGTCCCAGTGTCCCCATATCCTGGTGCGCCGGTGTCCCCCTCTCCCAGGGTGCTGGTGCCCCCCCATGTCCCGGGGTGCCAGTGCCCAGACGTCCCCGTGTCCTGCCGTCCCGGTATCCCCATGTCCTGGTGCCCCCCCGTGCCCACCTCTCCGCCCACCCCACGGTGCCCCCTGCCCTGGTTTCGCTGCTCCCCCACGCCCCACCATCACGGGGCTCCGTTGCCCCGGGGCCGTTCTCTCCCAGGAAGCAGAAGGCGGGGGCCGACATGAAGCCCAAGCACCCCGACGAGCAGGAGATCCCCTTCCGCCTGCGGGAGCTCATCCGGAGCCGCGAGGCCATGAAGCACCCCAAAGCCAGGAAGAGGCGGGCGGCAG ggaagcagcagcagcgcaaGGCGCAGGCGCGCGGAGACATCGCGGTGCCCAAGTTCAGGCGGGGGAAGGGGGAGTCGGAGCACTCCTACATCTGCCGCATGGAGCAGGAGGTGCAGCGCATCCTCTTCCTCACCAAGAACCAGGTGCAGCGGGAGCCCGAGAaggaggcggcggcgccgcAGAAGtccaggagaaagaaaga GTTTCAGAACAAGAAGCTGGACAAAGCCCgcaagaagaaggaggagaagaaagaggctTTGCTGGAGAAGAGCCTGTTCcgag ACACGGTGGCGTTCGGCGAGGTGGTGACGGAGCCGCCCACCCTCACCTCGCGGCCCCGGCGCGGGGGCCCCGCAGAGCAG GCTGGACGCAAGCGGCTCCTGCTGACGCCTCGCCTGGGCCGGGTGCCCCCGGCAGCGCCGGTGTCGTTGGCTCGCCAGCGCATCgtgcaggaggagagggcaCGCGTCGTCCAGGCCTATCGCGACATCCAGAGGCGCAAACAGCAGCGGAGGGAGGCCCAGGCAGCCCGTGGGGTGCCCGGCTGA
- the OXLD1 gene encoding oxidoreductase-like domain-containing protein 1 isoform X1, with translation MGSGGCIWRSGGATRGLGAALGALGAEHPGAPDPGTATACSRRKRSDTPGTDSGSRGGSDPPESDHRAETPGDEGAEPPFSHPPDLEPPTNCCMSGCANCVWIEHVERLLQHYGDGGERALAAVERHVQDESIKMILRTEIRLRAKKD, from the exons ATGGGGTCTGGGGGCTGCATATGGCGGTCTGGGGGAGCAACGAGGGGCTTGGGAGCTGCAttgggggctctgggggct GAGCACCCCGGAGCCCCCGACCCGGGCACCGCCACCGCCTGCAGCCGTCGGAAGCGCTCGGACACCCCGGGAACGGACAGTGGCAGCAGGGGGGGCTCGGACCCCCCGGAAAGCGACCACCGGGCAGAGACCCCAGGGGACgagggggcagagcccccctTTTCCCACCCCCCCGACCTCGAACCGCCCACGAACTGCTGCATGAGCGGCTGCGCCAACTGCGTCTGGATCGAGCACGTGGAGCGGCTGCTGCAGCACTACGGGGACGGGGGCGAGCGGGCGCTGGCGGCCGTCGAGAGGCACGTGCAGGACGAGAGCATCAAAATGATCCTGCGGACGGAGATCAGGCTGCGCGCGAAGAAGGACTGA